In Elaeis guineensis isolate ETL-2024a chromosome 1, EG11, whole genome shotgun sequence, a genomic segment contains:
- the LOC105038119 gene encoding nicotinamidase 1, translating into MGSETKMVDLLKAEIPFEQEENLLLLPGVESGKAVGLVLVDILNGFCTVGAGNLAPTEPNRQILTMIEEAARLSKVFCERKWPVFVFLDSHHPNKPEPPYPPHCLIGSGEEDLVPALKWLERDPNVTIKRKDCFDGFIGSMEKDGTNTFAEWVKTNDIKIVLVVGICTDICVLDFVCSTLSARNIGLVPPLEDVVVYSGGCATFDFPIDVARNIKGTLAHPQELMHHVGLYMAKGRGARIVQKVSLGSSEELRSGHMQCI; encoded by the exons ATGGGTTCAGAGACGAAGATGGTGGATTTGTTGAAGGCCGAGATACCCTTCGAGCAAGAGGAAAACCTTCTCCTTTTGCCCGGGGTGGAGTCCGGGAAGGCTGTTGGTCTCGTTCTCGTCGACATCCTCAATGGCTTCTGTACCGTTGGAGCTGGCAATCTG GCTCCAACCGAGCCTAACAGACAGATATTGACGATGATCGAGGAGGCGGCGAGGCTGTCAAAGGTTTTCTGTGAAAGAAAATGGCCTGTCTTTGTTTTTCTTGACTCCCACCATCCCAACAAGCCTGAACCTCCTTACCCTCCTCACTGCCTAATTGGATCAGGTGAAGAAGATTTGGTACCAG CACTGAAATGGTTGGAGAGAGATCCAAATGTGACAATCAAACGCAAAGATTGCTTTGATGGGTTCATTGGTTCAATGGAGAAGGATGGCACTAATACTTTTGCTGAGTGGGTGAAAActaatgacatcaagatt GTTTTGGTGGTAGGAATATGCACAGATATCTGTGTTTTAGACTTTGTGTGCTCCACGTTATCTGCTAGAAATATTGGCCTTGTACCACCACTGGAAGATGTTGTGGTTTATTCAGGTGGATGTGCTACCTTCGACTTTCCCATCGATGTAGCTAGAAATATCAAAGGAACCTTAGCTCATCCCCAG GAATTGATGCATCATGTAGGACTTTACATGGCAAAGGGAAGGGGAGCCAGAATAGTGCAGAAAGTATCACTCGGCTCCTCGGAGGAACTGAGATCTGGCCATATGCAATGtatttaa